One Nicotiana sylvestris chromosome 12, ASM39365v2, whole genome shotgun sequence genomic window carries:
- the LOC104225246 gene encoding uncharacterized protein, whose translation MVPIKLVVGECTLNIVSAYTPQASLDEEVKRRFWEGFDEIVRSISLAKRLFIGANFTGHITSTVGGYGEVHGGFIFGDRNGGGTSLLDFAKVFELVITNSNFPKREEHMVTFQSTVAKTQIDYLLLRRCDRGLCKDCKVISGETLPTQHRLLVKDAGIMIRRKKRSVRGRTRIR comes from the coding sequence ATGGTGCCTATTAAGTTAGTGGTCGGAGAGTGCACCCTAAATATCGTTAGCGCTTACACGCCGCAAGCGAGCTTGGATGAGGAGGTTAAAAGGCGCTTCTGGGAGGGGTTCGATGAGATTGTGCGTAGTATTTCGCTTGCTAAGAGGTTATTTATAGGAGCGAATTTCACTGGACATATAACGTCGACTGTTGGTGGCTATGGCGAGGTACATGGAGGCTTCATTTTTGGGGATAGGAACGGAGGAGGAACTTCGCTATTGGATTTCGCTAAAGTATTTGAACTGGTGATTACGAACTCTAATTTTCCGAAGAGGGAAGAGCATATGGTTACTTTCCAAAGTACGGTGGCAAAGACTCAGATTGattatctcctcctcaggaggtgCGATAGAGGATTGTGCAAGGATTGCAAGGTTATCTCGGGCGAGACACTCCCAACGCAACATAGGCTCTTGGTGAAGGACGCTGGTATcatgataaggaggaagaagaggtctgttcgaggacgaacgaggATCAGGTGA
- the LOC104225244 gene encoding pollen-specific leucine-rich repeat extensin-like protein 3, whose amino-acid sequence MANPPNIKALGCFLLLLNLVSFSSFSFALTDNEAAFIARRQLTAGTGDLPNLVEYEKNIKLTFANGRLKKAYIALQAWKKAIYSDPSNFTNNWEGPDVCAYNGVFCDNALDDPNISVVAGIDLNHADIAGHLPVELGFLADVSLIHINSNRFCGIVPKSITNLKLLDEIDFSNNRFVGPFPKVVLELPNLKYLDLRYNDFEGSVPSELFDKNLDAIFLNNNRFHSTIPPNIGNSNASVVVLANNKFHGCIPHSIGKMENTLDELVFTNNNLSGCVTDEIAKLKSLTIFDISRNKFVGSLPQGLKSMQKVQVLDIASNMFIGEVPEAICTLPNLANFTFSYNYFDALDKTCAPPLKKNLVVEDKENCLGGRPDQRKEKDCQSVLSKPVDCSKDKCRANKEGPAPKDPNPPMPPKRTPSTPKPPKSNPPKISPLPPPVASPPPPVPSPKPKPPPVHSPPPPVASAPPPVPSPKPKPPPVHSPPPPVASSPPPVPSPKPKPPPVHSPPPPVASPPPPVPSPKPNPPPVHSPPPPVASSPPPVPSPKPKPPPVHSPPPPAASPLPPAPSPKPQPSTVHSPPPLVASPPPPVPSPKLKPPPVNSPPPPMASPPPPEVPSPKPKPPPVNSPPPPVASPPHPEVPSPKPKPPLVNSPPPPVASPPPPVPSPKPKPPLVNSPPPPVASLPPPVPSPKPQAPPVHSPPPPVPSPKPQPPPVHSPPPPAASPPPPVHSPSPPVHSPPPLVPSPPPPVHSPPPPVHSPPPPVHSPPPPPVHSPPPPVHSPPPPVHSPPPPVFSPPPPVHSPPPPKPVQSPPPAPLASPPPPVFEDVILPPNLGSIYASPPPPIFPGY is encoded by the coding sequence ATGGCTAATCCACCAAACATAAAGGCCTTAGGTTGCTTTCTTCTTCTCCTCAATCTTGtatctttttcatctttttcttttgCATTGACTGATAATGAAGCCGCTTTCATCGCTCGTCGTCAGCTCACGGCTGGCACGGGTGATCTTCCAAATCTAGTTGAATATGAAAAGAACATTAAGTTGACATTTGCAAATGGTAGGCTAAAGAAAGCTTACATTGCTCTTCAAGCTTGGAAAAAAGCTATTTACTCTGATCCATCAAATTTTACTAATAATTGGGAAGGTCCTGATGTTTGTGCATATAATGGTGTCTTTTGTGACAATGCATTAGATGATCCCAACATCTCTGTTGTTGCTGGTATTGATCTTAATCATGCAGACATCGCGGGGCATCTCCCTGTTGAGCTCGGGTTCCTAGCCGATGTTAGTCTTATTCACATTAATTCTAATCGATTCTGTGGAATTGTCCCTAAGAGCATTACGAATCTTAAACTTTTAGATGAGATTGATTTCAGTAACAACCGATTTGTGGGGCCATTCCCTAAAGTTGTGCTAGAGTTGCCAAATCTTAAATATCTTGATCTTAGGTACAATGATTTTGAAGGATCAGTGCCTTCTGAATTATTTGACAAGAATCTTGATGCTATTTTCCTAAACAATAATCGTTTCCATTCTACCATTCCTCCAAATATTGGCAATTCCAATGCCTCAGTTGTGGTTTTGGCTAACAATAAATTCCATGGTTGTATCCCTCATAGTATTGGCAAAATGGAAAACACATTAGATGAGCTTGTTTTCACCAACAACAATCTCTCTGGTTGTGTTACAGACGAAATCGCTAAGCTCAAGAGCTTAACGATTTTCGATATCAGCAGAAATAAGTTTGTTGGATCCTTGCCTCAGGGTTTGAAATCCATGCAGAAAGTTCAAGTTCTTGATATTGCATCAAACATGTTTATTGGAGAAGTTCCAGAGGCTATTTGCACCTTACCAAATTTGGCTAATTTCACATTTTCTTACAATTATTTTGATGCCTTGGACAAAACTTGTGCACCACCGCTTAAGAAAAATCTTGTGGTAGAAGATAAGGAAAATTGTTTAGGAGGAAGACCAGaccaaagaaaagagaaagattgTCAATCTGTTTTGAGCAAACCTGTGGATTGCAGTAAAGATAAATGTAGAGCTAATAAAGAAGGACCGGCACCAAAGGATCCAAATCCCCCTATGCCACCCAAAAGAACTCCTTCAACCCCAAAACCACCTAAGTCTAATCCACCCAAGATTTCACCTTTACCACCACCCGTGGCATCACCGCCTCCGCCAGTCCCAAGTCCAAAACCAAAACCACCTCCGGTTCACTCTCCACCACCACCCGTGGCATCAGCTCCACCTCCAGTGCCAAGTCCAAAACCAAAGCCACCTCCGGTTCACTCTCCACCACCACCCGTGGCATCATCTCCACCTCCAGTGCCAAGTCCAAAACCAAAACCACCTCCGGTTCACTCTCCACCACCACCCGTGGCATCACCGCCCCCACCAGTACCAAGTCCAAAACCAAATCCACCTCCGGTTCACTCTCCACCACCACCCGTGGCATCATCTCCACCTCCAGTGCCAAGTCCAAAACCAAAGCCACCTCCGGTTCACTCTCCACCACCACCAGCGGCATCACCTCTACCACCAGCGCCAAGTCCAAAACCACAGCCGTCTACGGTTCACTCTCCACCACCACTAGTGGCATCACCTCCACCACCAGTCCCAAGTCCAAAACTAAAGCCACCTCCAGTCAACTCTCCACCACCACCAATGGCATCACCTCCACCTCCAGAGGTGCCAAGTCCAAAACCAAAGCCACCTCCAGTCAACTCTCCACCACCACCAGTGGCATCACCTCCACATCCAGAGGTGCCAAGTCCAAAACCAAAGCCACCTCTAGTCAACTCTCCACCACCACCAGTGGCATCACCTCCACCTCCAGTGCCAAGTCCAAAACCAAAGCCACCTCTAGTCAACTCTCCACCACCACCAGTGGCATCACTTCCACCTCCAGTGCCAAGTCCAAAACCACAGGCGCCTCCGGTCCACTCTCCTCCACCACCAGTGCCAAGTCCAAAACCACAGCCGCCTCCAGTCCACTCTCCTCCACCACCAGCGGCATCACCTCCTCCTCCAGTTCACTCCCCATCACCACCAGTCCACTCTCCTCCACCGCTAGTACCATCACCTCCACCTCCAGTTCACTCCCCACCACCACCAGTTCATTCACCACCTCCTCCAGTTCACTCTCCACCACCACCACCAGTTCACTCCCCACCTCCTCCAGTTCATTCTCCACCGCCACCAGTTCACTCACCACCACCTCCCGTCTTTTCTCCTCCTCCACCAGTCCACTCCCCACCTCCACCTAAACCTGTTCAATCACCACCTCCTGCTCCATTGGCATCTCCCCCTCCACCTGTTTTCGAGGATGTTATCCTTCCTCCAAACTTGGGATCAATTTACGCATCACCACCACCACCAATTTTCCCTGGTTACTAA